Proteins from one Ovis aries strain OAR_USU_Benz2616 breed Rambouillet chromosome 12, ARS-UI_Ramb_v3.0, whole genome shotgun sequence genomic window:
- the LOC101112585 gene encoding F-box only protein 44 isoform X1: protein MAVGNINELPENILLELFTHVPARQLLLRCRLVCSLWRDLIDLVTLWKRKCLREGFITEDWDQPVADWKVFYFLRSLHRNLLHNPCAEEGFEFWSLDVNGGDEWKVEDLSKDQRKEFPNDQVKKYFVTSYYTCLKSQVVDLKAEGYWEELMDTTRPDIEVKDWFAARPDCGSKYQLCVQLLSSAHAPLGTFQPDPAMIQQKSDAKWREVSHTFSNYPPGVRYIWFQHGGVDTHYWAGWYGPRVTNSSITIGPPLP from the exons ATGGCGGTGGGGAACATCAACGAGCTGCCTGAGAACATCCTGCTCGAGTTGTTTACACACGTGCCTGCCCGCCAGCTGCTGCTGCGCTGCCGCCTGGTCTGCAGCCTCTGGCGTGACCTCATCGATCTCGTGACCCTCTGGAAGCGCAAGTGCCTGCGCGAGGGCTTCATCACCGAGGACTGGGACCAGCCTGTGGCCGACTGGAAGGTCTTCTACTTCCTCCGCAGCCTCCACAGGAACCTCCTGCATAACCCATGTGCCGAAG AGGGATTTGAATTCTGGAGCCTGGACGTGAATGGAGGTGATGAGTGGAAGGTGGAAGATCTCTCCAAAGACCAGAGGAAGGAATTCCCCAATGACCAGGTCAAGAAATACTTCGTGACTTCTTATTA CACCTGCCTCAAGTCCCAGGTGGTGGATCTCAAGGCCGAAGGGTACTGGGAGGAGCTGATGGACACCACAAGGCCAGATATCGAGGTCAAAGACTG GTTCGCAGCCAGGCCAGACTGCGGGTCCAAGTACCAGCTGTGTGTTCAGCTCCTATCGTCAGCACACGCACCTCTGGGGACCTTCCAGCCAGACCCAGCAATGATCCAGCAGAAGAGCGATGCCAAGTGGAGGGAG gtctcccacactttCTCCAACTATCCGCCCGGCGTCCGCTATATCTGGTTTCAGCATGGCGGTGTGGACACTCACTACTGGGCTGGCTGGTATGGCCCGAGGGTCACCAACAGTAGCATCACCATCGGGCCCCCACTGCCATGA
- the MAD2L2 gene encoding mitotic spindle assembly checkpoint protein MAD2B, producing MTTLTRQDLNFGQVVADVLCEFLEVAVHLILYVREVYPVGIFQKRKKYNVPVQMSCHPELNQYIQDTLHCVKPLLEKNDVEKVVVVILDKEHRPVEKFVFEITQPPLLSISSDSLLSHVEQLLRAFILKISVCDAVLDHNPPGCTFTVLVHTREAATRNMEKIQVIKDFPWILADEQDVHMHDPRLIPLKTMTSDILKMQLYVEERAHKSS from the exons ATGACCACGCTCACGCGACAGGACCTCAACTTTGGTCAAG TGGTGGCCGATGTGCTCTGCGAGTTCCTGGAGGTGGCGGTGCACCTGATCCTCTACGTGCGTGAGGTCTACCCGGTGGGCATCTTCCAGAAGCGTAAGAAGTACAACGTGCCTGTCCAG ATGTCCTGTCACCCGGAGCTGAACCAGTATATCCAGGACACACTGCACTGCGTCAAGCCGCTCCTGGAGAAG AATGATGTGGAGAAAGTGGTGGTGGTAATTTTGGACAAGGAGCACCGCCCAGTGGAGAAATTCGTCTTTGAAATCACCCAGCCCCCGCTGCTGTCCATCAG cTCCGACTCTCTGCTGTCTCACGTGGAGCAGCTGCTCCGAGCCTTCATCCTGAAGATCAGTGTGTGTGATGCTGTTCTGGACCACAACCCCCCAG GCTGTACCTTCACCGTTCTGGTGCACACGAGAGAAGCTGCCACTCGCAACATGGAGAAGATCCAGGTCATCAAG GACTTCCCCTGGATCCTGGCAGACGAGCAGGATGTTCACATGCACGACCCCCGACTGATACCTCTAAAGACCATGACATCAGACATCTTAAAG ATGCAGCTCTACGTAGAAGAGCGGGCGCATAAAAGCAGCTGA
- the LOC101112585 gene encoding F-box only protein 44 isoform X2: MAVGNINELPENILLELFTHVPARQLLLRCRLVCSLWRDLIDLVTLWKRKCLREGFITEDWDQPVADWKVFYFLRSLHRNLLHNPCAEEGFEFWSLDVNGGDEWKVEDLSKDQRKEFPNDQHLPQVPGGGSQGRRVLGGADGHHKARYRGQRLVRSQARLRVQVPAVCSAPIVSTRTSGDLPARPSNDPAEERCQVEGGLPHFLQLSARRPLYLVSAWRCGHSLLGWLVWPEGHQQ; this comes from the exons ATGGCGGTGGGGAACATCAACGAGCTGCCTGAGAACATCCTGCTCGAGTTGTTTACACACGTGCCTGCCCGCCAGCTGCTGCTGCGCTGCCGCCTGGTCTGCAGCCTCTGGCGTGACCTCATCGATCTCGTGACCCTCTGGAAGCGCAAGTGCCTGCGCGAGGGCTTCATCACCGAGGACTGGGACCAGCCTGTGGCCGACTGGAAGGTCTTCTACTTCCTCCGCAGCCTCCACAGGAACCTCCTGCATAACCCATGTGCCGAAG AGGGATTTGAATTCTGGAGCCTGGACGTGAATGGAGGTGATGAGTGGAAGGTGGAAGATCTCTCCAAAGACCAGAGGAAGGAATTCCCCAATGACCAG CACCTGCCTCAAGTCCCAGGTGGTGGATCTCAAGGCCGAAGGGTACTGGGAGGAGCTGATGGACACCACAAGGCCAGATATCGAGGTCAAAGACTG GTTCGCAGCCAGGCCAGACTGCGGGTCCAAGTACCAGCTGTGTGTTCAGCTCCTATCGTCAGCACACGCACCTCTGGGGACCTTCCAGCCAGACCCAGCAATGATCCAGCAGAAGAGCGATGCCAAGTGGAGGGAG gtctcccacactttCTCCAACTATCCGCCCGGCGTCCGCTATATCTGGTTTCAGCATGGCGGTGTGGACACTCACTACTGGGCTGGCTGGTATGGCCCGAGGGTCACCAACAGTAG
- the FBXO6 gene encoding F-box only protein 6, with protein MALVSINQLPENILLEVFTHVPARQLLRNCRPVCCLWRDLIDLVSLWKRKCLREGYVTEDQDQPVSDWKVFYFLCSLRRNLLRNPCAEEDMRFWKIDSNGGDQWKVESLPGAHGTGFPDAEVKKYFVTSYDMCLKSQIIDLRAEGYWEELLDKFRPDIVVKDWFAPRADCGCTYHIRVQLASADYLVLASFEPPPVTIHQWNDAKWTEVSHTFSDYPPGVRHIFFQHGGKDTQFWAGWYGPRVTNSSVVISHRVTRNPPHTVAQP; from the exons ATGGCCCTGGTCAGCATCAACCAGCTGCCCGAGAACATCCTGCTGGAGGTGTTCACACACGTGCCCGCCCGCCAGCTGCTGCGGAACTGCCGCCCCGTGTGCTGCCTCTGGCGCGACCTCATTGACCTCGTGTCCCTCTGGAAGCGCAAGTGCCTGCGGGAGGGCTACGTCACCGAGGACCAGGACCAGCCTGTGTCCGACTGGAAGGTCTTCTACTTTCTGTGCAGTCTCCGCAGGAACCTGCTGCGCAACCCGTGTGCCgaag AGGATATGAGATTCTGGAAAATCGACTCCAACGGAGGGGACCAGTGGAAGGTGGAGAGCCTCCCCGGAGCACATGGCACAGGCTTTCCTGACGCTGAAGTCAAGAAGTACTTTGTCACGTCCTATGA CATGTGTCTCAAGTCCCAGATAATAGACCTCAGAGCCGAGGGCTACTGGGAGGAGCTACTGGACAAGTTCCGGCCAGACATCGTGGTTAAGGACTG GTTCGCCCCTAGAGCAGACTGTGGCTGCACCTACCACATCCGAGTACAACTGGCCTCGGCCGACTACCTCGTCCTGGCCTCCTTCGAGCCCCCGCCCGTGACCATCCACCAGTGGAACGATGCCAAGTGGACAGAG gttTCCCACACCTTCTCTGATTACCCTCCAGGCGTCCGCCACATCTTCTTCCAGCACGGAGGCAAAGACACCCAGTTCTGGGCAGGCTGGTATGGGCCCCGCGTCACCAACAGCAGCGTTGTCATCAGCCACAGGGTGACCAGGAACCCGCCCCACACCGTGGCGCAGCCCTAG